A single Micromonospora sp. CCTCC AA 2012012 DNA region contains:
- a CDS encoding M15 family metallopeptidase — MVTVAVAVAGCQRPPPAPPPPSPSATGPRAPADVVVLTDVDPRIRADIRYAGAHNFVGRPVAGYPEPLCLLTRAAAEALRRVQSAALATGHGLKVYDCYRPQRAVDDFVAWGKLPDQQQMKAEFYPDEPKSRLFADGYLGAPTAHSRGSTVDLTLVPAAPPDQAAYVPGQPLVACTAPAGRRFGDNSVDMGTGFDCFDPRAHTADPRVTADARENRELLKRLMTAQGFENYPREWWHYRFTAEPYPATWFDFPVARSSLR; from the coding sequence CTGGTCACGGTGGCCGTCGCGGTCGCCGGCTGCCAGCGGCCCCCGCCGGCACCCCCGCCGCCGTCGCCTTCCGCGACCGGGCCGCGCGCCCCGGCGGACGTCGTCGTGCTCACCGACGTCGACCCGCGCATCCGCGCCGACATCCGGTACGCGGGCGCGCACAACTTCGTCGGCCGCCCCGTCGCCGGCTATCCCGAGCCGCTCTGCCTGCTCACCCGGGCGGCGGCCGAGGCGCTGCGCCGGGTGCAGTCCGCCGCGCTCGCGACCGGTCACGGCCTCAAGGTGTACGACTGCTACCGCCCCCAGCGGGCCGTCGACGACTTCGTCGCCTGGGGCAAGCTGCCCGACCAGCAGCAGATGAAGGCCGAGTTCTATCCCGACGAGCCCAAGTCGAGGCTCTTCGCCGACGGCTACCTGGGCGCGCCGACCGCGCACAGCCGGGGCAGCACCGTCGACCTCACCCTGGTGCCCGCCGCGCCCCCCGACCAGGCCGCGTACGTGCCCGGACAGCCGCTGGTCGCCTGCACCGCACCCGCCGGTCGGCGCTTCGGCGACAACTCCGTCGACATGGGAACCGGCTTCGACTGCTTCGACCCGCGCGCCCACACCGCCGACCCCCGGGTCACCGCGGACGCCCGGGAGAACCGGGAGCTGCTGAAGCGGCTGATGACCGCGCAGGGCTTCGAGAACTATCCCCGGGAGTGGTGGCACTACCGGTTCACCGCCGAGCCGTACCCGGCGACGTGGTTCGACTTCCCGGTGGCCCGGTCGTCGCTGCGCTGA
- a CDS encoding DinB family protein, which translates to METGRIGPPLRAGERETLRAFLDYHRATLAQKCAGLTDEELRLRASPPSTLSLLGLVRHMAEVERAWFRRVIAGEDVPLVWSATDDYQEAYDATGASRAEAFEAWQREVAHARRIEREAESLDVTGHQVRWGEDVSLRLVMLHMMHEYARHNGHADFLREAIDGTVGV; encoded by the coding sequence GTGGAGACCGGACGGATCGGACCGCCCCTGCGCGCCGGAGAGCGCGAGACGCTGCGCGCGTTCCTCGACTACCACCGCGCCACCCTGGCTCAGAAGTGCGCGGGCCTCACCGACGAGGAGCTGCGCCTGCGGGCGTCGCCGCCGTCGACGCTCTCCCTGCTCGGCCTGGTCCGGCACATGGCCGAGGTGGAACGCGCCTGGTTCCGCCGGGTCATCGCCGGTGAGGACGTCCCGCTGGTCTGGTCGGCGACCGACGACTACCAGGAGGCGTACGACGCCACCGGTGCGAGCCGCGCCGAGGCGTTCGAGGCGTGGCAGCGGGAGGTGGCGCACGCCCGCCGCATCGAACGGGAGGCCGAGTCGCTGGACGTCACCGGCCACCAGGTCCGCTGGGGCGAGGACGTCTCACTGCGCCTGGTGATGCTGCACATGATGCACGAGTACGCCCGGCACAACGGCCACGCCGACTTCCTCCGCGAGGCGATCGACGGCACCGTCGGCGTCTGA
- a CDS encoding M4 family metallopeptidase yields MHLHLRRSALVATAATAALVAGGTTVQAAGDPYGNTAAATVFAPNPVQQLGDQSLTDQKDADYPALAGAYRSVLLTNLDGSGTLTGRYVVVKSKTGTPARAVDGNFPAWHRDADQFEQVMGYHWVNTAQAYLQSLGFGSTLRPVNQRQIELRIDQYGGDNSFFRDDKANITLGKGGVDDAEDAEVIVHEYGHSVQDGQVPGFGTNAESGAIGEAFGDYLAVAVTSWATGTPTKTPEACVADWDSVAYTRTAPHCLRRLDGTKVYPADVVGEVHADGEIWSRALWDIRGSLGDRRASTLIVEAQFDFAPDTSFRDAALATVAAAQRLYGSSAADATRAAFAARGIL; encoded by the coding sequence ATGCACCTCCACCTCCGACGTTCCGCGCTGGTCGCCACGGCGGCCACCGCGGCGCTGGTCGCCGGCGGCACGACCGTCCAGGCGGCCGGCGACCCGTACGGCAACACCGCCGCCGCGACGGTCTTCGCCCCCAACCCGGTGCAGCAGCTCGGCGACCAGAGCCTGACCGACCAGAAGGACGCCGACTACCCGGCGCTGGCCGGGGCGTACCGGTCGGTGCTGCTGACCAACCTGGACGGCTCCGGCACCCTCACCGGCCGGTACGTGGTGGTCAAGAGCAAGACCGGCACGCCGGCCCGGGCGGTCGACGGCAACTTCCCCGCCTGGCACCGGGACGCCGACCAGTTCGAGCAGGTCATGGGCTACCACTGGGTGAACACCGCCCAGGCCTACCTCCAGTCACTCGGCTTCGGCAGCACCCTGCGCCCGGTCAACCAGCGGCAGATCGAGCTGCGCATCGACCAGTACGGCGGCGACAACTCGTTCTTCCGCGACGACAAGGCCAACATCACCCTGGGCAAGGGCGGGGTGGACGACGCCGAGGACGCCGAGGTGATCGTCCACGAGTACGGCCACTCGGTGCAGGACGGTCAGGTGCCCGGCTTCGGCACCAACGCCGAGTCCGGCGCCATCGGCGAGGCGTTCGGCGACTACCTGGCGGTCGCGGTGACCAGCTGGGCCACCGGCACGCCGACGAAGACCCCGGAGGCCTGCGTGGCCGACTGGGACTCGGTCGCCTACACGCGTACCGCCCCGCACTGCCTGCGCCGGCTCGACGGCACCAAGGTCTACCCGGCCGACGTGGTGGGCGAGGTGCACGCCGACGGGGAGATCTGGTCGCGGGCGCTGTGGGACATCCGGGGCAGCCTCGGCGACCGCAGGGCGAGCACCCTGATCGTGGAGGCGCAGTTCGACTTCGCCCCGGACACCTCGTTCCGGGACGCCGCGCTGGCCACCGTGGCCGCCGCGCAGCGGCTCTACGGGTCGTCCGCCGCCGACGCGACCCGCGCCGCGTTCGCCGCCCGCGGCATCCTCTGA
- a CDS encoding zinc-dependent alcohol dehydrogenase family protein: MKALVYGGPGQKTWTEIPDPTINHPRDAVIRVDAVTICGTDLHILGGDVPEVQAGRVLGHEAVGTVTAVGDGVANLKVGDRVLASCISACGVCRYCREGVYGQCLGGGGWILGHTVDGVQAEYARIPFADLSTYRLPESVTDESAVLLADILPTSYEVGVLAGQVRPGDTVVVVGAGPIGLAAILTAKLYSPTHVVAVDMAQRRLDAAKQFGADVTVLADGNPEGVVRELTDGLGADVVIEAVGTPATFELCAALVRPGGRVANIGVHGKPATLHLEQLWIRDVTITTGLVDTRTTPKLLDMLVAGQLDTAQMVTHRFTLDRIVEAYDVFARPAETGALKVVLTRG; encoded by the coding sequence ATGAAGGCACTCGTGTACGGCGGCCCCGGCCAGAAGACCTGGACCGAGATCCCCGATCCGACGATCAACCACCCCCGGGACGCGGTGATCCGGGTCGACGCGGTGACCATCTGCGGCACCGACCTGCACATCCTCGGCGGCGACGTGCCCGAGGTCCAGGCCGGTCGGGTGCTGGGCCACGAGGCGGTCGGCACCGTGACCGCCGTCGGCGACGGGGTGGCGAACCTCAAGGTGGGCGACCGGGTCCTCGCCTCCTGCATCTCCGCGTGCGGCGTCTGCCGCTACTGCCGGGAGGGCGTCTACGGGCAGTGCCTCGGCGGCGGTGGCTGGATCCTCGGCCACACCGTCGACGGCGTCCAGGCCGAGTACGCCCGCATCCCGTTCGCCGACCTGTCGACGTACCGGCTGCCGGAGTCGGTCACCGACGAGTCGGCCGTGCTGCTGGCCGACATCCTGCCCACCTCGTACGAGGTCGGCGTGCTGGCCGGCCAGGTCCGCCCCGGTGACACCGTGGTGGTGGTCGGCGCCGGCCCGATCGGGCTGGCCGCGATCCTGACCGCGAAGCTCTACTCGCCGACCCACGTCGTCGCCGTCGACATGGCGCAGCGCCGGCTGGACGCGGCGAAGCAGTTCGGCGCCGACGTGACGGTGCTGGCCGACGGCAACCCCGAGGGGGTCGTCCGGGAGCTGACCGACGGGCTCGGCGCGGACGTGGTGATCGAGGCGGTCGGCACCCCGGCGACCTTCGAACTCTGCGCGGCGCTGGTCCGTCCCGGCGGCCGGGTGGCCAACATCGGCGTGCACGGCAAGCCGGCCACCCTGCACCTGGAGCAGCTGTGGATCCGCGACGTCACCATCACCACCGGCCTGGTCGACACCCGGACCACGCCGAAGCTGCTGGACATGCTGGTCGCCGGCCAGCTCGACACGGCGCAGATGGTGACCCACCGGTTCACCCTCGACCGCATCGTCGAGGCGTACGACGTCTTCGCCCGGCCGGCGGAGACGGGTGCCCTCAAGGTCGTGCTGACCCGCGGCTGA
- a CDS encoding alpha/beta hydrolase, with protein MARIRCDFFSEALGMGTSMTVLLPDRTPAGIGMAGGAVDGDPPVLYLLHGLTDDDTAWTRRTAIERYVAPLGLAVVMPQGGRSFYSDEAHGNRYWTFLSEELPEVCRTFFRLSPRREDTFVAGLSMGGYGAMKWALRDPGRFAAAASLSGALDMARRREHPTRPTDPAVMHTVWGDRPVSGTDDDTIALLERAGDDLPALHVACGTEDHLYEDNTRFVATARERGVPLTVDFSPGDHDWAYWDAKIQDVLAWLPLRRGDAG; from the coding sequence ATGGCGCGGATCCGCTGTGACTTCTTCTCCGAGGCGCTGGGCATGGGCACGTCGATGACGGTGCTGCTGCCGGACCGGACGCCGGCCGGGATCGGCATGGCCGGTGGCGCCGTCGACGGCGACCCGCCGGTGCTCTACCTGCTGCACGGCCTCACCGACGACGACACCGCCTGGACCCGGCGCACCGCGATCGAGCGGTACGTGGCGCCGCTCGGGCTGGCCGTGGTGATGCCGCAGGGCGGCCGGAGCTTCTACAGCGACGAGGCGCACGGCAACCGGTACTGGACCTTCCTCAGCGAGGAGCTGCCCGAGGTCTGCCGGACCTTCTTCCGGCTCTCCCCGCGGCGCGAGGACACCTTCGTGGCCGGCCTCTCGATGGGTGGCTACGGCGCGATGAAGTGGGCGCTGCGCGACCCGGGCCGGTTCGCCGCGGCGGCCAGTCTCTCCGGCGCGCTGGACATGGCCCGTCGACGGGAGCACCCGACCCGCCCGACGGACCCGGCCGTCATGCACACCGTCTGGGGCGACCGGCCGGTGTCGGGCACCGACGACGACACGATCGCACTGCTGGAACGCGCCGGCGACGACCTGCCCGCCCTGCACGTCGCCTGCGGCACCGAGGACCACCTGTACGAGGACAACACCCGCTTCGTGGCGACCGCCCGGGAGCGGGGCGTCCCGCTGACCGTGGACTTCTCCCCGGGCGACCACGACTGGGCGTACTGGGACGCGAAGATCCAGGACGTGCTGGCCTGGTTGCCGCTGCGCCGGGGCGACGCCGGCTGA
- a CDS encoding copper resistance CopC family protein, with amino-acid sequence MRRLLRVLAVVALAGLTVPVGSTPAQAHAYLARSAPADGAVLDAAPETLSLSFTEHVELAAARIALVDGDGRHWAVTGLALRDADGAPAAPDADSEEPVTLVAGLPALPPNTYHVTWRTLSTDDLHTTNGTLVFGVGRQVTATGTAGPVGPGPRETVARALGLLGLAVLVGGAALALLHTALPARRREVPSGADPTVRRRLLVVAGYAGAVALLAAPLQLAIQLAGAEGARGRLLADQLTSGRWLLREVGTATLLTVVALAARRCRPVAGPTAPPTDGVTAPAGPPVDSPAGRGSVTVGVLGALAAAAGTALLGHPMGGATRTALIGGIHVLAAGGWAGAVLAAAVALLPLLRRTPDRAAQVRALLRAFAVLAAGCLTLLVLTGLLLTGPQVATVDALRGSPYGLLLLGKVAVAGVAGLLGLRTARRLRRADLPRRGLLVEAGLLAVALGLAGALAAAGPGRGPAFPTAAAGRSEPLVSGQVADLVDTVAVRPNRPGRNIVSVTVGDTRRPAPGPVTGVSLLLTGPNGEHAVHPVTRTADGWVATVDDIRTPGDWRVGVTVLRDGLPPVTDTHPWLVPAAGSTGPAVRGPAAPLRPVLDRAALLLTMIGVAVAALAGWRWRRRTSAAGPTPGRASGGDPHDGPDEPAGTPDGLAVSGGVRAGP; translated from the coding sequence GTGCGCCGGCTGCTCCGCGTCCTCGCCGTCGTCGCCCTCGCCGGGCTGACCGTGCCGGTCGGGTCGACGCCCGCCCAGGCCCACGCCTATCTGGCCCGCAGCGCGCCCGCCGACGGGGCGGTGCTGGACGCGGCGCCGGAGACCCTCAGCCTCTCCTTCACCGAGCACGTGGAACTCGCCGCCGCCCGGATCGCCCTGGTCGACGGCGACGGCCGGCACTGGGCGGTCACCGGGCTGGCGCTGCGCGACGCGGACGGCGCACCGGCCGCGCCGGACGCCGACAGCGAGGAGCCGGTGACCCTGGTCGCCGGCCTGCCCGCCCTGCCGCCGAACACCTACCACGTCACCTGGCGGACGCTCTCCACCGACGACCTGCACACCACCAACGGCACCCTGGTCTTCGGGGTGGGCCGGCAGGTCACCGCCACCGGCACCGCCGGCCCGGTCGGCCCCGGCCCCCGGGAGACCGTCGCCCGGGCCCTCGGCCTGCTCGGCCTCGCCGTCCTCGTCGGCGGCGCCGCCCTCGCCCTCCTGCACACCGCCCTCCCCGCCCGCCGCCGCGAGGTGCCGTCCGGTGCGGACCCGACGGTCCGCCGGCGGTTGCTCGTGGTCGCCGGGTACGCGGGGGCGGTGGCGTTGCTGGCGGCGCCGCTGCAACTGGCGATCCAGCTCGCGGGGGCGGAGGGTGCGCGCGGGCGACTGCTCGCCGACCAGCTCACCAGCGGGCGCTGGCTGCTGCGCGAGGTCGGCACGGCCACGCTGCTCACGGTGGTGGCCCTCGCCGCCCGCCGCTGCCGGCCGGTCGCCGGCCCGACCGCCCCGCCCACCGACGGCGTGACGGCCCCGGCCGGTCCGCCCGTCGACAGCCCGGCCGGACGCGGGTCCGTGACCGTCGGGGTGCTCGGTGCGCTCGCCGCCGCCGCCGGCACCGCCCTGCTCGGTCACCCGATGGGCGGCGCGACCCGGACCGCCCTGATCGGCGGGATCCATGTGCTGGCCGCCGGCGGCTGGGCCGGCGCGGTCCTCGCCGCGGCCGTCGCCCTGCTGCCGCTGCTGCGCCGCACCCCCGACCGCGCCGCCCAGGTACGCGCCCTGCTGCGCGCCTTCGCCGTCCTCGCCGCCGGCTGCCTCACCCTGCTCGTGCTCACCGGGCTGCTGCTCACCGGCCCCCAGGTGGCCACCGTGGACGCGCTGCGCGGCTCGCCGTACGGGCTGCTGCTGCTCGGGAAGGTGGCGGTGGCCGGGGTGGCCGGGCTGCTCGGCCTGCGGACCGCCCGTCGGCTGCGTCGCGCCGACCTGCCCCGCCGGGGGCTGCTCGTCGAGGCCGGCCTGCTGGCCGTCGCGCTGGGCCTGGCCGGGGCGCTCGCCGCCGCCGGCCCCGGTCGCGGTCCGGCCTTCCCGACGGCCGCCGCCGGCCGGAGCGAACCGCTGGTCAGCGGCCAGGTCGCCGACCTCGTCGACACCGTCGCCGTACGCCCCAACCGGCCGGGCCGCAACATCGTCAGCGTCACCGTCGGCGACACCCGCCGGCCGGCGCCCGGCCCGGTGACCGGGGTGTCGCTGCTGCTCACCGGCCCGAACGGGGAGCATGCCGTACACCCGGTGACCCGCACCGCCGACGGCTGGGTGGCCACGGTCGACGACATCCGTACGCCGGGCGACTGGCGGGTGGGGGTGACGGTGCTGCGCGACGGGTTGCCCCCGGTCACCGACACCCACCCGTGGCTGGTGCCCGCCGCCGGGTCGACCGGTCCCGCCGTCCGGGGCCCGGCCGCGCCGCTGCGACCGGTGCTCGACCGGGCGGCGCTGCTGCTGACCATGATCGGCGTGGCCGTCGCGGCGCTGGCCGGCTGGCGGTGGCGTCGTCGGACCAGCGCCGCCGGACCGACACCGGGCCGCGCGTCCGGCGGCGACCCGCACGACGGTCCCGACGAGCCGGCGGGGACGCCCGACGGGTTGGCCGTCAGCGGGGGCGTACGGGCCGGACCCTGA
- a CDS encoding M20 metallopeptidase family protein, which yields MAQPTTEHSGLLGRAERRRAPLTELYRRLHRHPELGLRLPRTQQAVLDALRPLGLELRTGTTSTAVVARLPGRGEAPPVLLRADMDALPLTERTGLPYASEVDGVMHACGHDAHTAMLVEAAHLIADAPPGPPGDVILMFQPGEEGHDGCRTVLADGLLDGAFAASRAYALHQLPALPSGTVATRPGALLAGADRLTVTVRGRGGHVGLPHLGVDPVPVLCAVVLAVQQMVTRQFDVFDPVVVTVNRLDAGTPGAGLIPDTATAEGTIRTFSDPVRGRVAEALTTVATGVATAHGCTAEVRIDPGYPPTVNDPAEARWARETVAGVLGADRVHELPTPVPASEDFAYLLHRMPGAMLLLGTRPTDGPVAPVHSAGMRLDEAALTTGVAALAALALTPRD from the coding sequence ATGGCGCAGCCGACCACGGAACACTCCGGGCTGCTCGGCCGCGCGGAGCGCCGCCGGGCCCCGCTGACCGAGCTGTACCGGCGACTGCACCGGCATCCCGAGCTGGGGCTGCGGCTGCCGCGCACCCAGCAGGCCGTGCTCGACGCCCTGCGTCCACTCGGCCTGGAGCTGCGTACCGGCACCACCTCCACCGCCGTGGTCGCCCGGCTGCCCGGACGCGGGGAGGCACCGCCGGTGCTGCTCCGCGCCGACATGGACGCGCTGCCGCTGACCGAGCGCACCGGCCTGCCGTACGCCTCCGAGGTCGACGGCGTGATGCACGCCTGCGGTCACGACGCGCACACCGCCATGCTGGTGGAGGCCGCCCACCTGATCGCCGACGCCCCACCGGGCCCACCCGGCGACGTGATCCTCATGTTCCAGCCCGGCGAGGAGGGGCACGACGGCTGTCGTACGGTGCTGGCCGACGGCCTGCTCGACGGCGCGTTCGCCGCGTCCCGCGCGTACGCCCTGCACCAACTGCCGGCGCTGCCGTCCGGGACGGTCGCCACCCGGCCCGGCGCCCTGCTGGCCGGCGCCGACCGGCTCACCGTGACCGTCCGGGGCAGGGGCGGCCACGTGGGCCTGCCGCACCTGGGCGTCGACCCGGTGCCGGTGCTCTGCGCCGTGGTGCTGGCCGTGCAGCAGATGGTCACCCGCCAGTTCGACGTCTTCGACCCGGTCGTGGTGACCGTCAACCGGCTCGACGCGGGAACCCCCGGCGCGGGCCTCATCCCGGACACGGCGACCGCGGAGGGCACCATCCGCACCTTCAGCGACCCGGTCCGCGGCCGGGTCGCGGAGGCGCTCACGACGGTCGCCACCGGGGTCGCCACCGCCCACGGGTGCACCGCCGAGGTCCGGATCGACCCCGGCTACCCGCCGACCGTCAACGACCCGGCCGAGGCCCGCTGGGCGCGGGAGACGGTCGCCGGGGTGCTCGGCGCCGACCGGGTGCACGAGCTGCCCACGCCGGTGCCGGCCAGCGAGGACTTCGCCTACCTGCTGCACCGGATGCCCGGCGCGATGCTGCTGCTGGGCACCCGGCCGACGGACGGGCCCGTCGCGCCCGTGCACTCCGCCGGGATGCGACTCGACGAGGCAGCGCTGACCACCGGGGTCGCCGCCCTGGCCGCGCTGGCACTCACCCCGCGCGACTGA
- a CDS encoding DUF3800 domain-containing protein has protein sequence MRSPLQGGLPPTEAPVGAVVEIACDESGFSGTNLLHSTAPVITHASVDLDRDEAAALITALRATFRFAPDELKSGQFLRRPDAGAAVRWFRTALTGRAHVHLVDKEFFLVTRIVDLLLTEPSYAAGTRLAHRHRPAALALHRAGRAVGSDWDAFLTAFVDLVRTKRRQPGRQNVQRFFHARDALLRHDLDAPAVALLDGLDPARVRAVVTRLDNEDRSIPPPLEPLLPALAETVLSWSDGRRQVLVTHDEQSALTADRLTRLQRVLADRSGGLPAGVSPLAGLVMVDSRDDPRVQVADLLAGVARRLPGIVDDTLLPPHRA, from the coding sequence GTGAGGTCGCCGCTGCAGGGCGGGCTGCCGCCGACGGAGGCGCCGGTCGGCGCGGTGGTGGAGATCGCCTGCGACGAGTCCGGCTTCTCGGGCACCAACCTGCTGCACTCGACCGCCCCGGTGATCACCCACGCGAGCGTCGACCTGGACCGGGACGAGGCCGCCGCGCTGATCACCGCCCTGCGCGCCACGTTCCGGTTCGCCCCGGACGAGCTGAAGTCCGGGCAGTTCCTGCGCCGCCCCGACGCGGGGGCGGCGGTGCGGTGGTTCCGCACGGCGCTGACCGGTCGCGCCCACGTCCACCTGGTCGACAAGGAGTTCTTCCTCGTCACCCGGATCGTCGACCTGCTGCTGACCGAGCCGTCGTACGCGGCCGGCACCCGGCTGGCGCACCGGCACCGGCCGGCCGCGCTCGCCCTGCACCGGGCCGGACGGGCCGTCGGCAGCGACTGGGACGCCTTCCTGACCGCCTTCGTCGACCTCGTCCGGACGAAGCGCCGGCAGCCGGGCCGCCAGAACGTGCAGCGGTTCTTCCACGCACGGGACGCCCTGCTGCGACACGACCTCGACGCGCCGGCCGTCGCCCTCCTCGACGGGCTCGACCCGGCCCGCGTACGAGCCGTGGTGACCCGGCTCGACAACGAGGACCGGTCGATCCCGCCACCGCTGGAACCGCTGCTGCCGGCGCTGGCGGAGACGGTGCTGTCCTGGAGCGACGGCCGGCGGCAGGTGCTGGTGACGCACGACGAGCAGAGTGCCCTCACGGCCGACCGGCTGACCCGCCTCCAGCGGGTGCTGGCCGACCGGTCCGGCGGCCTGCCGGCCGGCGTGTCACCCCTGGCCGGGTTGGTGATGGTCGACTCCCGTGACGATCCGCGCGTCCAGGTCGCGGACCTCCTCGCCGGGGTGGCCCGGCGGCTGCCCGGCATCGTCGACGACACGCTGCTCCCGCCGCACCGCGCGTGA
- a CDS encoding D-alanyl-D-alanine carboxypeptidase family protein, whose amino-acid sequence MRVLPAALATALLVPALNLPTAAVAVGRTTVRGGRAGLPAAAPPCPNVPAPATRPPQPPPPDDAAARAVGGAALATAGLAVPPAVAAPPAVTATSWVVADLDSGAVLGGCGPHEYGVPASVQKLLLAATMLPRLDPQREVTVTAEDLAIEPGSSAVGLAEGGHYRIETIWLGLLLKSGNEAANALARLGGGPDGQAGGIRAMNEEARQLGALQTHAVTPSGLDGPGQFTSAYDLALIARACFADPNFRRWTATRTAEIPGQPALREKPFQIQNDNQLLYRYPGALGGKTGFTDLARHTYVGAAQRNGRRLLVTLLGAEIPTQRGWEQGAALLDWGFSLPGDAAVGRLVRPGELTGASPSPSGPASALAGGERLRGAPTTDPTPWSGPAPALGVGALLVAGGAVLLARRRRHAVRAHTSGTGRGR is encoded by the coding sequence ATGAGAGTCCTGCCCGCCGCGCTGGCCACCGCCCTGCTCGTACCCGCGCTGAACCTGCCCACGGCGGCCGTCGCGGTCGGTCGGACGACGGTGCGCGGCGGCCGGGCCGGTCTGCCGGCCGCTGCGCCGCCGTGCCCGAACGTGCCCGCGCCGGCGACCCGCCCGCCGCAGCCCCCGCCGCCGGACGACGCGGCGGCCCGGGCCGTCGGCGGGGCCGCGCTGGCCACCGCCGGCCTGGCGGTGCCGCCCGCGGTCGCCGCGCCGCCGGCCGTCACCGCCACCTCCTGGGTGGTCGCCGACCTGGACAGCGGCGCGGTGCTGGGCGGCTGCGGCCCGCACGAGTACGGCGTGCCGGCCAGCGTGCAGAAGCTGCTGCTGGCGGCCACCATGCTGCCCCGGCTGGACCCGCAGCGGGAGGTCACCGTGACGGCGGAGGACCTGGCCATCGAGCCGGGCAGCTCCGCCGTGGGGCTCGCCGAGGGCGGCCACTACCGGATCGAGACGATCTGGCTGGGCCTGCTGCTCAAGTCCGGCAACGAGGCGGCCAACGCGCTGGCCCGGCTGGGCGGTGGCCCGGACGGCCAGGCCGGCGGGATCCGCGCGATGAACGAGGAGGCCCGGCAGCTCGGCGCCCTCCAGACCCACGCGGTGACCCCCTCCGGACTGGACGGGCCCGGCCAGTTCACCAGCGCGTACGACCTCGCGCTGATCGCCCGGGCCTGCTTCGCCGACCCGAACTTCCGCCGCTGGACCGCGACCCGGACGGCCGAGATCCCCGGCCAGCCGGCGCTGCGGGAGAAGCCCTTCCAGATCCAGAACGACAACCAGCTGCTCTACCGGTACCCGGGCGCGCTGGGCGGCAAGACCGGCTTCACCGACCTGGCCCGGCACACCTACGTGGGCGCGGCGCAGCGCAACGGCCGGCGGCTGCTGGTGACCCTGCTCGGCGCGGAGATCCCCACCCAGCGCGGCTGGGAGCAGGGCGCGGCCCTGCTCGACTGGGGGTTCTCGCTGCCCGGCGACGCCGCCGTCGGCCGGCTGGTGCGCCCCGGCGAGCTGACCGGTGCCAGCCCGTCGCCGTCCGGGCCGGCGTCGGCCCTCGCCGGTGGGGAGCGGCTGCGCGGTGCGCCGACCACCGACCCGACCCCGTGGTCCGGGCCCGCGCCCGCGCTCGGGGTGGGTGCGCTGCTGGTGGCCGGGGGAGCGGTGCTGCTGGCCCGCCGACGGCGGCACGCCGTCCGGGCCCACACCAGTGGCACCGGTCGAGGCCGGTAG